A genomic stretch from Synergistaceae bacterium DZ-S4 includes:
- the aroB gene encoding 3-dehydroquinate synthase: MRTITAETESERYPIYIGSGISADTGILAAEKRKPGKAALITDHNVDRLHSKHIRTSLERAGFETQTHVIPAGEQSKNTSEYIGILRFLSEKRLSRSDTVFALGGGLVGDIAGFAAATYLRGTGLVHIPTTLLAAVDSSVGGKTAVNLEMGKNLAGTFYQPDMVICDTDLLSTLPEDTFREGCAEIIKYGVIADRPLFEMLRKPVKERIEEIIARCLNIKCRLVFEDEFDTGPRQLLNFGHTFGHAVEKCSGYGVSHGKAVAIGMVMAACAAAELEICGPECPEQISDMVRDHGLPDSTDISKEALLNVVLSDKKRSGEGITFVFPEEIGRCRLEKFPLADIKKILDAAFKGSAKE, translated from the coding sequence ATGAGGACTATCACAGCAGAGACAGAAAGCGAAAGGTACCCGATATACATAGGATCCGGGATATCTGCCGATACCGGGATACTTGCCGCTGAGAAGAGAAAACCCGGAAAAGCGGCCCTGATCACTGACCATAACGTAGACAGGCTTCATTCAAAACATATCAGGACCTCCCTTGAAAGGGCAGGTTTCGAGACCCAGACCCACGTGATCCCCGCGGGCGAACAATCAAAAAATACCTCCGAATATATTGGGATACTGCGTTTTCTCTCAGAAAAGAGGCTCTCAAGGTCCGACACGGTATTTGCCCTCGGCGGAGGCTTGGTCGGTGATATAGCAGGTTTTGCCGCGGCCACATACCTCAGGGGAACAGGTCTTGTCCATATACCGACGACACTCCTTGCAGCCGTCGACTCATCCGTGGGAGGCAAGACGGCGGTCAACCTTGAGATGGGCAAAAACCTTGCCGGGACATTTTATCAGCCTGACATGGTCATTTGCGATACTGACCTCCTGTCCACCTTGCCTGAGGATACTTTCAGGGAAGGGTGCGCGGAGATCATAAAGTATGGAGTGATCGCTGACAGACCTCTCTTTGAAATGCTCAGAAAACCTGTAAAAGAGCGGATAGAGGAAATCATTGCGCGTTGTCTTAACATAAAGTGCAGACTTGTCTTCGAGGACGAATTCGACACCGGCCCAAGGCAGCTGCTCAACTTCGGGCATACCTTCGGCCACGCGGTGGAAAAATGCAGCGGCTACGGGGTCTCTCACGGAAAAGCAGTCGCAATAGGAATGGTGATGGCGGCATGTGCGGCGGCGGAACTCGAGATCTGCGGTCCTGAATGTCCCGAACAGATAAGTGATATGGTAAGGGACCATGGTCTCCCCGACAGCACCGATATCAGCAAAGAGGCACTTCTAAACGTAGTGCTCTCTGACAAAAAGAGATCTGGGGAAGGGATAACATTCGTTTTTCCTGAAGAGATAGGGAGATGCAGACTGGAGAAGTTTCCCCTGGCTGATATAAAAAAGATCCTTGATGCCGCGTTCAAAGGGAGCGCAAAAGAATGA
- a CDS encoding prephenate dehydrogenase/arogenate dehydrogenase family protein encodes MKIGIVGLGLIGGSLAKAYKENSDHFIMGFDKDPSVVDFARIYGAVDEVLGEDNIGECDALLIAINPKDTVEFLNSHAQMISRKTLVIDCCGTKRTVCAEGSRLAEKYGFTFVGGHPMAGTHKSGFSNSSGDMFIGAPMVLVPPVFDDIQLLDRVKKVLDPLGFGFLHVMTAEKHDSVVAFTSQLAHVVSNAYIKSPTAREHKGASAGSYKDLTRVAWLDPGMWADLFICNRDNLLRELDTIIASLGQYRDALEAEDFPALRELLREGKKAKEEVDGP; translated from the coding sequence ATGAAGATAGGCATAGTCGGACTGGGGCTTATAGGAGGCTCTCTTGCAAAGGCTTATAAAGAGAATTCAGACCATTTTATAATGGGCTTTGACAAGGACCCCTCAGTTGTAGACTTCGCACGCATATACGGTGCGGTGGACGAAGTGCTTGGTGAAGACAATATCGGTGAGTGCGATGCTCTGCTGATCGCGATAAACCCTAAGGATACCGTCGAGTTTCTCAACAGTCATGCCCAGATGATATCGAGGAAAACTCTGGTTATAGACTGCTGCGGGACAAAACGCACAGTGTGCGCTGAAGGGTCCAGGCTTGCGGAGAAGTACGGCTTCACATTTGTGGGGGGGCATCCGATGGCGGGGACCCATAAATCGGGTTTTTCAAACAGCAGCGGGGACATGTTCATCGGAGCTCCTATGGTACTTGTTCCGCCGGTGTTCGATGACATACAGCTTCTGGACAGGGTCAAGAAAGTGCTCGATCCTCTGGGTTTCGGTTTCCTGCATGTGATGACGGCAGAGAAGCATGACTCTGTCGTAGCATTCACATCGCAGCTTGCGCACGTAGTCTCAAACGCATACATCAAAAGCCCTACAGCAAGGGAACACAAGGGGGCATCGGCAGGAAGCTACAAAGACCTGACACGTGTAGCATGGCTCGATCCGGGCATGTGGGCAGATCTCTTCATCTGCAACAGGGACAACCTCCTGAGAGAACTGGACACTATCATCGCATCCCTTGGCCAATACAGGGATGCGCTTGAGGCTGAAGATTTCCCGGCCCTGCGGGAACTTCTCAGGGAAGGCAAAAAAGCCAAGGAGGAGGTGGACGGGCCATGA